Proteins encoded in a region of the Vicia villosa cultivar HV-30 ecotype Madison, WI linkage group LG5, Vvil1.0, whole genome shotgun sequence genome:
- the LOC131603197 gene encoding transcription factor TGA4-like isoform X2: MQMQRRLAQNREAARKSRLKKKAHIQQLESCRLKLMQVEQELDLTRQQGLYIGGGLDSNHSGFAGSANSEIATFKTKYEHWVEEQNRQVLELKNALSAHISDIEIGELVNGIMNHYFKLFCMKSDAAKVDVFYVITGMWKTTAEGFFLWIGGFRPSELLKVLVPLIEPLTEEQRFDAYNLEKSCQQAEDALSKGMEKLQGMLVDTVAAGNFVEGIYIPEMATAIERLEALASFVNQADHLRQETLQQMCRILTIRQTARWLLALGEYFQRLRNLSKLWTDRSRKPA, translated from the exons ATGCAGATGCAAAGACGTCTCGCGCAAAATCGAGAGGCTGCCCGTAAGAGTCGTTTGAAGAAAAAG GCTCATATTCAACAGTTAGAATCGTGTCGCTTGAAGCTGATGCAGGTAGAGCAAGAGCTAGATCTTACTAGACAACAG GGATTGTATATAGGTGGTGGATTGGATTCTAATCATTCGGGTTTTGCTGGTTCTGCGAATTCAG AAATAGCAACTTTTAAGACGAAGTACGAACACTGGGTGGAAGAACAAAACAGACAAGTTTTGGAATTAAAAAATGCTTTAAGTGCTCATATCAGTGACATAGAGATTGGGGAACTTGTAAATGGCATCATGAATCACTATTTCAAACTCTTTTGCATGAAGTCTGATGCTGCAAAAGTAGATGTTTTCTATGTTATCACCGGCATGTGGAAAACAACGGCTGAAGGGTTTTTCTTGTGGATTGGAGGTTTTCGTCCCTCTGAGCTTTTAAAG GTTTTGGTCCCTTTGATTGAGCCATTGACAGAGGAACAACGGTTTGATGCGTATAATCTTGAGAAGTCATGCCAGCAAGCAGAAGATGCTCTTTCAAAAGGTATGGAAAAACTCCAGGGAATGCTTGTTGACACAGTTGCAGCAGGAAACTTCGTCGAAGGAATTTACATTCCAGAGATGGCTACTGCAATAGAGAGGTTGGAAGCTCTAGCTAGCTTTGTGAACCAG GCTGATCATCTACGACAGGAAACCTTGCAGCAGATGTGTCGAATACTTACCATACGTCAAACTGCTCGATGGTTGCTTGCTTTGGGTGAATATTTTCAACGCCTAAGGAATTTGAGCAAACTTTGGACCGATCGATCTCGCAAACCTGCTTAG
- the LOC131603197 gene encoding transcription factor TGA4-like isoform X1, whose translation MDSSSSQFVSSRNIGVYDPMHQFSIWEEHFKTNGDLSASMSLIEEANMKINNQSEDASYGILGTSIKFEQEGNKITSKMQRRLAQNREAARKSRLKKKAHIQQLESCRLKLMQVEQELDLTRQQGLYIGGGLDSNHSGFAGSANSEIATFKTKYEHWVEEQNRQVLELKNALSAHISDIEIGELVNGIMNHYFKLFCMKSDAAKVDVFYVITGMWKTTAEGFFLWIGGFRPSELLKVLVPLIEPLTEEQRFDAYNLEKSCQQAEDALSKGMEKLQGMLVDTVAAGNFVEGIYIPEMATAIERLEALASFVNQADHLRQETLQQMCRILTIRQTARWLLALGEYFQRLRNLSKLWTDRSRKPA comes from the exons ATGGATTCTTCATCTTCCCAATTTGTTTCATCAAGAAACATTGGTGTATATGATCCTATGCATCAATTTAGTATATGGGAAGAACACTTCAAGACTAATGGTGATTTAAGTGCTTCCATGTCCTTAATTGAGGAGGCTAACATGAAGATAAATAATCAG TCAGAGGATGCTTCTTATGGAATTTTAGGAACATCTATCAAGTTTGAGCAAGAAGGTAACAAAATTACTAGTAAG ATGCAAAGACGTCTCGCGCAAAATCGAGAGGCTGCCCGTAAGAGTCGTTTGAAGAAAAAG GCTCATATTCAACAGTTAGAATCGTGTCGCTTGAAGCTGATGCAGGTAGAGCAAGAGCTAGATCTTACTAGACAACAG GGATTGTATATAGGTGGTGGATTGGATTCTAATCATTCGGGTTTTGCTGGTTCTGCGAATTCAG AAATAGCAACTTTTAAGACGAAGTACGAACACTGGGTGGAAGAACAAAACAGACAAGTTTTGGAATTAAAAAATGCTTTAAGTGCTCATATCAGTGACATAGAGATTGGGGAACTTGTAAATGGCATCATGAATCACTATTTCAAACTCTTTTGCATGAAGTCTGATGCTGCAAAAGTAGATGTTTTCTATGTTATCACCGGCATGTGGAAAACAACGGCTGAAGGGTTTTTCTTGTGGATTGGAGGTTTTCGTCCCTCTGAGCTTTTAAAG GTTTTGGTCCCTTTGATTGAGCCATTGACAGAGGAACAACGGTTTGATGCGTATAATCTTGAGAAGTCATGCCAGCAAGCAGAAGATGCTCTTTCAAAAGGTATGGAAAAACTCCAGGGAATGCTTGTTGACACAGTTGCAGCAGGAAACTTCGTCGAAGGAATTTACATTCCAGAGATGGCTACTGCAATAGAGAGGTTGGAAGCTCTAGCTAGCTTTGTGAACCAG GCTGATCATCTACGACAGGAAACCTTGCAGCAGATGTGTCGAATACTTACCATACGTCAAACTGCTCGATGGTTGCTTGCTTTGGGTGAATATTTTCAACGCCTAAGGAATTTGAGCAAACTTTGGACCGATCGATCTCGCAAACCTGCTTAG